TCACCGCGCCCATCTCGTAGGCGCGCTCGGCCGAATACTCCTCGGCGAGGAAGAACACCTCACGCGCGAGCTTCTGACCGATCTGCTTGGCGTAGTACGCGGACCCATAGCCCGCGTCGAAGGACCCCACGTCGGCGTCGGTCTGCTTGAACCGGCCGTGCTCCCGCGACGCGATCGTGAGGTCGCAGACGGCATGCAACGAGTGCCCGCCGCCGGCAGCCCAGCCAGGCACCACCGCGATGACGACCTTTGGCATGAAGCGGATGAGCCGCTGCACCTCGAGGATGTGCAGTCGGCCGGCGCGCGCCGGATCCGTGACGGCAGCCTCGTCCTCGGAGTACTTGTAGCCGTCGCGTCCGCGGATCCGCTGGTCGCCGCCCGAGCAGAATGCCCAGCCGCCGTCCTTCGGACTCGGGCCGTTGCCGGTCAGCAAGACGCAGCCGATCGCCGGATCCGTCCGAGCCGTCTCGAGTGCGTGATACAGCTCGTCGACGGTGCCGGGGCGGAACGCGTTGCGCACCTCCGGTCGGTTGAACGCGATGCGCGAGATTCGGCCATCCGTCGAGACGTGCGCCGTGATGTCGCGGTACGTCGCCGAGCCCGGAGCGGGGCGCCATTCGGCGGCATCGAACAGGTCGGAAACGTTGGCGGAGGTCACGAACCCAGCCTACGCCGCGCGGCGCAGACGTCGCCTGAAGAGCCTCGTCACGCGTGCTCGGCGCGGGCGCGAAAAAGATTTTTCCGATCCGATGTATCAGAACCGACCGAGGGTGCTCTTTCTCGATAACGGCATCCCCTGGTCTCGCCCGGGGTGCTGCGGCCGCGGGGCGTCACCCGACGGCAGATGTCCGTGCGGAGAGGCGCGAAGCAGATGCACATCACTCGAGGGAACGCGGCATGACCGCCCTAGCCGGCGACGTTCGCGCCGACCAGGAGGCGGCCAAGCGCGCGCTCGACATCGTCGTCGCCCTGTGCGGGCTCACGATCGTCGCGTTCCTGCTGCCGATCATCGCGCTGGCGATCACCCTGGACTCTCCCGGTCCCGTCCTCTTTCGGCAACAACGACTCGGCCGCGACGGCCGGCCGTTCCGCATCGTCAAGTTCCGCTCGATGTTCCTCGACGCCGAGGACGAACTGGCCGCGCTGGTGAGCGCGAATCAGGCCGACGGGCCACTGTTCAAGCTCCATCGCGACCCCCGCGTCACCCGCGTCGGGCGATTCCTGCGCCGCTACTCGATCGATGAGCTGCCGCAGTTCTGGAACGTGCTCGTCGGCGACATGAGCGTCGTCGGGCCGCGGCCCCCGCTTCCCGTCGAGGCGCAGACCTATGACGGGATCGTCGTCCGGCGACTCGCCGTGAAGCCCGGCATCACGGGCCCCTGGCAGGTGAGCGGACGCAGCGACCTCTCCTGGGAGCAGAGCGTCCATCTCGACCTCCACTACGTCGACAACTGGTCGATCCAGACCGACGTGATCTATATCGCGCGCACCGTCGCCGTGATCGTCAGCCCGAAAGGAGCGTACTGATGTCCTCCACCCTCACGTCCCCTCACGCCCCCGGCATCACGCGCATCGACGGCGTCCCCGTCGCCGCCGTGACCCTCCGCGAGGCGACCGCCCGCATCCTCGAGATGTCCGCGACCGGCACGACCGACAT
Above is a window of Microbacterium faecale DNA encoding:
- a CDS encoding 1,4-dihydroxy-2-naphthoyl-CoA synthase; the protein is MTSANVSDLFDAAEWRPAPGSATYRDITAHVSTDGRISRIAFNRPEVRNAFRPGTVDELYHALETARTDPAIGCVLLTGNGPSPKDGGWAFCSGGDQRIRGRDGYKYSEDEAAVTDPARAGRLHILEVQRLIRFMPKVVIAVVPGWAAGGGHSLHAVCDLTIASREHGRFKQTDADVGSFDAGYGSAYYAKQIGQKLAREVFFLAEEYSAERAYEMGAVNRVVAHADLEREAIGMARTILGKSPTAIRMLKYAFNATDDGMVGLQMFAGETTRLAYGTDEAVEGRDAFLDKRDPDWTGFPYHF